The DNA sequence TCCCCAtagagcagtggtgggcaaactcggtcctcaagggccggcgtcctgcagattttggagGTTCGTTaccaggatcgttaccaagcttatgcagagcttgctgatgagctgatcatatatcagctgcgttggagaagaagaaacatccaaaacctgcaggactccggccctcgaggaccgcgtGTGCCCACTCCTGCCATAGAAAGTGACGTCAGATTGAAGCCGGTCGGTGAAATTGGGGTTCTTTTTTCTCCAAATTCAAAGGGGCGTTCCCATGCACAATTCCTGgtatgaagtcggaaaagtccgacttcccattttcctcgaatgcagcattaggtaCGGTGATATCATTTTCTGTCGATGTGaagggacaaaatggccgccgcctgagttGGACAGAATAGAAACGTGTGGATtgttctgcttaattcatattgtaaagcacatttttgacttgatttttcCTTTAAGGACTGCACTTTTAATTCCCTGTATTACTTTATGTGCATTTCAAATGCTAATACCGACGTGGTCTGACGTGCGTGGGCTGCGGCGTACCTCCGCCTTGCACCCAGCCGTTGGGCACCACCCGATGAAACAGCGAGCCCTTGTAGCAGAGCGGATAGCCGCCGGTCGACTGGCCTCGCTCCCCTGTGCACAGAGCCTCAAAGTTCCATGACGTCTTTGGACAAACGTCCGAGAAGAGCTGCGTGACAGAGAAGACGAGTGGTGACGCACATTACTCAGCTGCAATTGCTTCAACgatgcatttccattcatttttttatagcacTTGTCTGCATTAGAGTCTTTGGGCAAGAGATGGGGTACACCTTGGACTTGTTGCAAGGACACCAATTCATATTTTACACCTAAGGGTGGAAGGTGTTGATTTAATTCAACACCTACAGAGTTCAATTTGACACCTCAAAAGTGTCTATATTGGTCCAcactaaatatatttaatgtttttgtttttttttacactgagatGGTGTTAAAACTACTCAGATGGTAGTTGAAATTTAATGCTAGTCAACACTGGTCGGTGTTGATTTTACACCAGCGTGGCGTTTACTCTTCACTGTTCGTCGATAGGTGCGAAGGCGGAGATTAGTTAGATCAACTCTGCAAAATAACACCAATTAACACTACACTTTAAGAGTTCAAATCAACTCCCAACAATTTAACTCTAAAATTTTAACACTCCGATTTTTGCTGGACAGATCATGTGACTCGCTAAGTGGCTTCTTAGAAAATGTTGTTAGTATAATTGGTGttatttttaaccacagctATACCGATAAGCTATTTCTGGGTAGATTAAATTTATCAGTATTGCTGGTTTTTAGCCCTTGTTGGATCAAAATGTTTGACCTAAAGCTCTGCATAACCCAGCACCATCATCACACATACATTTGCCAGGTTGAATGTGTTCTATATTTTCACACAAGACATCAATTTACCTCAAACAACAACCTCCCCACTGGCTCTCCTCCAATCTCGATGTCCATGTAGACAAACCTGTGCTGAATAGGAAacaaaactgtttatttttttttattaggattAGGATTGGGCCTGaggtggagcctatcccagctgactttgagtaAGAGGCTGCACTGGCTCGACGCTATGTTTATCATGGTAGTTTGCAGTGGTTCGATGCTAGACTTGCCTTCGTTGCACGGAGATGTTTCAGGTAATACTCGTCCACGCAGGAATCCTGCGGCTCGTCACACGTGAAGGCCCACTGGTCCTTGGCCCAGGCGGCGAGAGCAACGTCGTCCCCGATGAACTGTccgtccacaaagcacatgacgCCGCTGGAGAACTGCCACACTTCGCCACGCATTTCCTTTAGTCACACAAGGATGTCACCAGTGGGAAAGTTCTATTTATAGTTCATTTAGGATGTATGtgaaattgaatatatatatatatcacatctTTCTGTTAGATCAAAGGCAAATGGTTCAGAATTTTATAGAATTTTAGGGTGACCTTTGTCTACGTATCCCACTTAAAAGGATTGACTTTAGCCCAGCACTGAGCTGCACATTTCCACATTAAGAACTAAAACAAGAGCAACATTGTTATACTGGCTATAGCCAAtggtaaaaataatacaaaatacatcACCATTCTTTATTTTATCAACTCACCTTCTTCTGGTTGTCCAGAAATGCATGCCAGTCAAATTCAAGTAATGCAACAATTTCTGGTTCCACAAATTCACGAGGAAACTTCTGTTTTAGTCCCTgtttggtcaaaaaaaaaaagaagaagaaagcatCGCAGGACACATAAAGACAAGCAATTCACACCCATGGACAGTTTAGATCTTCAGTGAACCTAAGCTTCTGCACTCTGTTGCATACCTCAATGATGCTCCTGGCAATGTGAAAATGTAGTTCTTTAATCAAGCCCACTATTTTGATGAGCAACTTTGGTTCCAcgcctgaaaaataaataaaaaaaaagagcatcatACAACACCCAGTAATAAatcgttttctttctttatccATCAAATTTTGTAGACTATATCCGTAGGACtagtgtatgttttttgtttgccaaaACAACAGAAAGTGTTATTTAAatggatgttgttgttgtttagtgtTTAATTGTGTTCACTGCCATAATATTGTTTTAAGATTACCGGCACCACCTCGTAAATGGCAGATTTCATAACCTAAAGTAAAGGCTAGGCCTACAATTATATTTAGGCCTATATTCTACGTATACGTtcatttaatgtgtttttaatcttaattttaattatattaattgtactaataattatattaaatgtttaCATGCACAAATTGAAGTTGGTATGTTCCgaatgatttgagatacataCATTTGAGATAAGAGTCAGCAacactacaaaacaaaatgtaatcgttGTAGTTTTCACTAACCGTTTGTAAGTGAAGCAGCCATTTCTGATGATAAGTTGGTGGTCTTTTTGTTCATCAAGCTATTTGAATTTCAGAGTTCAGACAGTACTTAAGTTTAATATTTCCCCTCAAAATTGATGAAATGCAGCGGAAAGTGTAGCATCGGTCTATAAACAATAACCTTGTATCCACGGCAACAAACCTTTGGCGGCGCGTGAATATGGCGTCATATTAATGCGCACATGGCAACGTCCAGCTTCGTTCAATGGACTTCTAGTTGTCAAGTTTACAACTCAGTAATCTTCTTATCGTCGGTTTTAACTATTTATCATATATTTCTATAGCTATATATTTGTAGAAGTTtcagttaaaatattttttcacaaattttacGTGATAGATGACACGAGGGATGCGTATCGGTCAGATTGTCAGCGAATTGGATCGCGGCCCCGGGTGGCGCCTatgtttgaaaaacatttgactCCATTATTGTGATCTTATGCATCGCGTCGTTGTCATGTTTTCGCCCATTTACCGCATCTAAAGCACATATTAGTGTAGCAATGGGTGTGCACGACTTGTGGTCTATCCTCGAACCTGTTCGAGAGTCTGTGCCGCTGTACAGTTTGAGCGGGAAGACGCTGGCGGTCGACCTCAGTTTGTGGGTTTGCGAGGCCCAGCATGTGCAAGCAATGATGGGCAGAGTTACGAAGCCCCATTTGAGGTAATACACtctcaaaaatatttcagttacGTTAATGTTAGAAAAagttttgaatctcatttttttaacatcacaaaaacctggcatttgatcAGGGTttgtttagactttttttttaattcactgtaTGCAGCTGACTAAATTAACCACGATGATACGCAGGAATCTGTTTTTCCGGGTGTCGTCCCTCATTTTAATGGGGGTGAAGCTGGTGTTCGTCATGGAAGGAGAGGCCCCTAAACTGAAAGCAGAGACCATGAGCCAGAGGACTGCAAAACGATATGGAGGACCTAACAAAACATCTAAATCCTCCACTAGCACCAGCAGAGGGCGCTTTAATGCAGTTCTCAGAGAGGTTGGTTTGCTTGTATACATTATCGAACATAATTGTCATCATGTAAGCATAACATTGTCACCTCTGTTTGCAGTGTGCGGAGATGCTTGACTACCTGGGTCTGCCATGGGTGGTTGCTGCAGGGGAGGCCGAGGCCATGTGTGCATATCTGGACTCTCACAGCCTCGTGGACGGTTGCATCACCAATGACGGAGATGTGTTTTTGTACGGAGCACGGACTGTCTACAAAAATTTCAATATGAACTCCAAAGTATGTATATTCATGAGCTCTCTTGTGTGTAATGGGTTTGACTGAGATTTGAAATGATGGATTAGGAGTTTCCACAAAATTATAATTGCTAATTGGCGTACAGTGCACTCTAATGTGCTGATCTTGATGGTAAGTCTGATGCTAAGGATGTAGACTAGTGATTTATATTTACCGTATTAGACAGcagcacaatctaatgagatccaaaaattagataaaatgtaataatgctcagttttgagtGGCTCTTCCTCATATCTTTTCAAATTAAGGAAGTATaaaaataatgctaataattTTGGTTATTATTAAGTAAAATTATTTAGGCAATAATCATTTACATGTAAAAGTTATTTCACAACATTAATTTGGAGTTAATTTTAAAttcacaatattttaaaaataataaaaaaaaaaaaaaaaagtggcatatttttgtatttccttccaggacccccaggtGGACTGCTACAAAACCTCCCGTGTCCAAAGCGAGCTGTGCCTGTCCAGAGAGAATCTTGTCGGTCTGGCAATCCTGCTTGGATGCGATTACATTCCCAAAGTATCTCTAATCCTACCTAAACAAAACCACACGCTACTTCTGTTCTTCTGTTAACGACACATCTTTCGACGCTCCCATAAGGGAATCCCAGGTGTTGGTAAAGAACAAGCTCTCAAGCTGATCCAGACCATTAGAGGGCAAACACTTCTCCAAAGGTAGAATTAAAAACAAGCGCCGCTACGTATGAAGACAACAGAGCGAAGGGCGCGATGATGTCGCATGTGCTGATTCTATCAGGTTCACGCGGTGGGAGGATGAGGCGGCGTGCGTGTCTCAGGGAGTCGTGAAGAAGCTTCCCCACTGCCACATATGTCGACATCCAGGTGAGTGAGCTTTGAACTCGCACCTCCGTTTGTAGCCCAGATAAAGACTGGTTGCGTGTCTCAAATATGTGTATTCAGagtcaaaacaaagcaaacgttaaatataattctttttttttctttttttttttttctttttttttacaggagagctcagtattgttcattcgatttgacatgatcattgctctccttttttttttttaaaaaccaacaaatcaattaaaaaaaatttaataaatgtttttttttttttttttaaatacatatacatatatatatacatatacacacatatatatatatatatatatatatatatatatatatatatatatatatatatatatatatatatatactttttttttttttttttgtatgtgtacgTTAAATATAATTCTTTGCAGGAGGCTTCGCGAGCTCAGAAAAATCCCATCATTAACAAAACGTTATTGCTACCTGTATTTGCATTTGCACTTTTTCGACATTACCATGTAATCACatttgtgtatactgtatattttttttctctaaggtTCCAACAAAGCACACGAACGTAGCGGCTGCATGCTTTGTGACAGTCAGCGATTCTGCCAACCTCAAGATTTTGACTACCGGTGCCCATGTGATTGGCACCGCTCAGAACGGACCCGCCAGGCCCAGCCCATAGAGGCAAATATAAAAAAGTATGTTGCAGTTGTCATTATAACATCAACTATAAACAAGACACGCAAAGCATAAGGGTCAGAAACGCTCCCCACATTGCTTATTTGGCGAGCCTATCTTAGCCTAAATGCttcatatttattgtattaagtAGATTTTATGTTGTTAGAAATGCATATTGTTTAAGCTCCCGTGCTTTTTATTTGTACAAGGAAATAACAACATATttgagcttgctgacagggtggacatttttatgtttttatgatgaCAGAGAAGACATGTAAGCTTGCCAACATCCAACTACGCACAATATGGTGATTAaaatatacagggatgtgatttttccgctaattcgcggaattccgctttttttatctgcccctcccaaaaaaaaaatccgattttttttttttttagtagttcattgtgtatgcacatgactccgacagataacatcttctgctataacaaagacatttgtggtatgctctaatatgagttacttttcatttggtcatgatacaattatttgttcatgaaatttgaactcttcaacattatttatgtgttaacttagtaatcacattagttagatatgatgatattctcagtgatagtttttaaaagcaaaggcagtccaatgtttttgaatgtgactgattttgagttgactaaaactgccattttatatgggatagttcaatatacattgaaaattgatgctgttgttttgtctatttctttgtcatgtgagtgcattgaaagtacttaaaaacacggaccctggacctagctgggtgccagcggcccccagacccccggctaaattttaagataatttcactttggtcaaatcacatccctgaatataACATCATCAAAATCCCCTCAAATTTTGTACACAATagaaccatgtaaaaataataataataataattttgtatcGTTTAACCACTTATTACACAGACTGTCATTGTAGTTAGCACAGCTGTTTTATTGGTTTTCTGTCGTTTCAGGAAAACACTGGCAAATCTGCAGTACCCGTTCACAGAGGTACAGCTGTTGCTTTACGCCtcgtttgcttttattttggaacagCTGCTAAACTGGCGCGTTTGAACGCGTCGTTCATTTCAATTTCCCTGCAGATTATCAACGAGTTTCTGCTATCCAAGGATAAACCGGTCAAAAACTTCAAGAGGAGGCAGCCGAATATGCTATTAATGCAGGTAATGCGTTTATGTCCTTCGACAGCGTTCATATATTTGGTTCCTCATATTTGTGAGGATTtttttagttcgtttttataACTACCTAGCTGGCTGGATTCATTTTGTTCTTGGGCCCACTGGCTGTTTTCCCAGATTGTTATTATGAatctgtgtttattttcattcccccccccccccccccatagaaATTTGCTCTTGAAAAGATGGAGTGGCCAAAGCACTACACAAGCGAAAAGGTTTTAGTTCTGATGACCTATTCGGAGCTGATGAACAGAAAGTGTGGCAGAATTGCATCATCGCAAATCAAGCCCATCCGGTAGTcctttttgattttgattcatttaAGAATGACAAATATATTTAGTCAAGTttattaaatgcaaatattttcaattttttttccatttccaaccccccccccccccccattcctaCAAAAAGGATATTGAAACAACGCGTGAGGAATTCAGTTTCTTGTTTCGAAGTAATCTGGAGCACACCAGGCAAGtttaagcacacacacacacggtgatAAAACATCTTCTGACTGGTTTTGAGTGACAGGCCTGCTTGCGTGGAGCAGAGGTGAGGTTGGGGTGCGGGGATGTAGTGGGGTCCTGGGGGGTTGTTAGTGACTGGCTGTGAGGTGCGCTTCAGAGGTGGCAGATCACTCACAACAGCCGCTAGGTGCTAAACTGGCTTCCTCCCCGTGCTGGGCAATCTGTCATATCCAAGTCTAGCTTACTAACAAGCCAATTTTCTACCATTTAAACCTGAgaagataaatacaaaattcattattcaattcaatttgtattgttatttttgtttttatgttatgtatttttttttaatctgttattCTACAATGCATTTTGTGTTTGAGGCATGTTCATATTTATCTTAAAGCCCTTGTCCTACATTGTGATATTCTACGGAATGCTGTCTGAAGAGtcagtaatgctttttttttcttttttttctcctggagagctcagtattgttcattcggtaattttaccgatttgacatgtcatcatcattgctctcctttttttttcttcttttttttttgtatgtgggtgagtcagtaatgctaatgttagcaataAATATTGTTGCGAgcttcacaaaaaataaatcacgaggaaggactaaaaattgagagaaaaaacatgttatttaaaaaaaaaaaaaggaaaaaaactgccTAAAAAATATGATCTAATGTTATAAATAgaagaaaaa is a window from the Vanacampus margaritifer isolate UIUO_Vmar chromosome 19, RoL_Vmar_1.0, whole genome shotgun sequence genome containing:
- the ppil6 gene encoding putative inactive peptidyl-prolyl cis-trans isomerase-like 6 isoform X2; this encodes MNKKTTNLSSEMAASLTNGVEPKLLIKIVGLIKELHFHIARSIIEGLKQKFPREFVEPEIVALLEFDWHAFLDNQKKEMRGEVWQFSSGVMCFVDGQFIGDDVALAAWAKDQWAFTCDEPQDSCVDEYYLKHLRATKHRFVYMDIEIGGEPVGRLLFELFSDVCPKTSWNFEALCTGERGQSTGGYPLCYKGSLFHRVVPNGWVQGGDATGRSPSPLASIHTYANTTLIQHFLLAAADIYIYIYIYIYIYIYIFF
- the ppil6 gene encoding putative inactive peptidyl-prolyl cis-trans isomerase-like 6 isoform X1 — protein: MNKKTTNLSSEMAASLTNGVEPKLLIKIVGLIKELHFHIARSIIEGLKQKFPREFVEPEIVALLEFDWHAFLDNQKKEMRGEVWQFSSGVMCFVDGQFIGDDVALAAWAKDQWAFTCDEPQDSCVDEYYLKHLRATKHRFVYMDIEIGGEPVGRLLFELFSDVCPKTSWNFEALCTGERGQSTGGYPLCYKGSLFHRVVPNGWVQGGDITPERKGNGGESIYGATFDDESFALSHNKRGTLGMANKGPHSNGSQFYITLQQTRWMDLTYVAFGQVVEGVDVLKRIEESPITNQRPEKECTVVNCGVFKL
- the gen1 gene encoding flap endonuclease GEN homolog 1, which translates into the protein MGVHDLWSILEPVRESVPLYSLSGKTLAVDLSLWVCEAQHVQAMMGRVTKPHLRNLFFRVSSLILMGVKLVFVMEGEAPKLKAETMSQRTAKRYGGPNKTSKSSTSTSRGRFNAVLRECAEMLDYLGLPWVVAAGEAEAMCAYLDSHSLVDGCITNDGDVFLYGARTVYKNFNMNSKDPQVDCYKTSRVQSELCLSRENLVGLAILLGCDYIPKGIPGVGKEQALKLIQTIRGQTLLQRFTRWEDEAACVSQGVVKKLPHCHICRHPGSNKAHERSGCMLCDSQRFCQPQDFDYRCPCDWHRSERTRQAQPIEANIKKKTLANLQYPFTEIINEFLLSKDKPVKNFKRRQPNMLLMQKFALEKMEWPKHYTSEKVLVLMTYSELMNRKCGRIASSQIKPIRILKQRVRNSVSCFEVIWSTPDHFVFPEDRPAEDQHEVSSVEEESLFRVAFPEVVAGYLRDKENKTKKKKKSKKEKITDQADDVSNLLAQMTLQPPRSDNASILPNSHEVLLLDTPVNHKPHQRLTQNRPGSPLSHTDSSPSVSAAIDELHLSDIDWGALSFAATPPSQTAPNSPPRSTASPGMADAELKSSKPQHSVADPERCFTDYPLKDRLLMRNTATQLNLLVPILKPVAHPHKDGGGIKISGEATPAVQSQAKTEHQPPHTYKFIKTAATKVQRCLSEPVQVGKDRKVTIKKSVCVSVCSSSEDSDAENRQIGPRRTTKSKRTYKSKGRILLDRPLKPTTDSIRSLVPQSGEHVTKLKSKTQVEADVDDVFPPTPASPVGELDSDDSVLGGDSPLPLAERVRLKFFK